The following are from one region of the Natronosporangium hydrolyticum genome:
- a CDS encoding PaaX family transcriptional regulator C-terminal domain-containing protein: protein MLIGEDDELGPPSAAGAPGRPRAVGRARAHRLLVTMLGDYWQPGHAPLPSGGLVTLLGEFGTAPANARATLSRLTQRGILSRSKVGRRTSYEPTVQAWHILQRGAARIFATTDGGGWDGTWTLIAFTLPLDDGEQRRLLRARLRWLTFWPLYDATWVTPHDRVDAVREQVNELGINDALVLRTKDLELLPGGKLRLESVWGIDELAASYQAFLHRYQLLADRAAAGGVPPAEALVQRSELVDDWRALVRDDPDLPREFLPSSFPRVEARALFLATYRALAEPATARFWELIEAPGN, encoded by the coding sequence ATGCTGATCGGCGAGGACGACGAGCTGGGGCCGCCGTCGGCGGCCGGTGCGCCCGGGCGTCCCCGGGCGGTCGGTCGCGCCCGGGCGCACCGGCTGCTGGTGACGATGCTGGGGGACTACTGGCAGCCCGGGCACGCGCCGCTGCCCTCCGGTGGGCTGGTGACGCTGCTCGGCGAGTTCGGCACCGCCCCGGCCAATGCCCGCGCCACCTTGAGCCGGCTCACTCAGCGCGGCATCCTTTCCCGCAGTAAAGTGGGCCGGCGGACCAGCTATGAGCCCACCGTCCAGGCCTGGCACATCCTGCAGCGCGGCGCCGCGCGGATCTTCGCCACCACCGACGGTGGTGGCTGGGACGGCACCTGGACCCTGATCGCGTTCACCTTGCCGCTCGACGACGGCGAGCAGCGCCGGCTGCTGCGGGCGCGGCTGCGGTGGCTGACCTTCTGGCCGCTTTACGACGCCACCTGGGTGACCCCGCACGACCGGGTGGACGCGGTCCGCGAGCAGGTCAACGAGCTCGGCATCAACGATGCGTTGGTGCTCCGGACGAAGGATCTGGAGCTGCTGCCCGGGGGCAAGCTCCGGCTGGAGTCGGTCTGGGGCATCGATGAGCTCGCCGCCAGCTATCAGGCCTTCCTGCACCGGTATCAGCTGTTGGCCGACCGGGCCGCGGCCGGCGGCGTGCCCCCGGCCGAGGCGCTGGTGCAGCGCAGCGAGCTGGTCGACGACTGGCGGGCGCTGGTACGCGACGATCCGGATCTGCCTCGGGAGTTCCTGCCGTCGTCGTTTCCGCGGGTCGAGGCCAGGGCGCTCTTTCTGGCGACCTACCGGGCGCTGGCCGAGCCGGCCACCGCCCGGTTCTGGGAGCTGATCGAGGCCCCCGGCAACTAG
- a CDS encoding DDE-type integrase/transposase/recombinase has protein sequence MATRQHIMKLLDAQLAAGVRVSAAQFAREHGVSARTVYRHRARIQAEGVWQERSRRPHHSPTTTPEDLDAWIVKLRADLGVDNGADFIRDALISIHARTSPTWQVPSRSTINRVLSRHDLLVRNPAKRPRSSYRRFSYARPRDCYQIDATETKLATGATAVIFDVLDDCTRTLVACHAAPAETSKAAVAAITKAVDAYGAPAVVLSDNGAAFTSRLTRPGSLSGFVRTLLNWRIRPINSSPYHPQTCGKVERHHQSLKKWLRAQPAPATITDLQQLLDRYRTHYNHQRRHSALPGRATPQQAWTSAASLGGPDSPPIQTDATLHRCTVAANGNIRIGRHTTSVGIARAGGTVTAVRNGDHATVYSTDGQPIGYVHIDPAKRYAALTRTE, from the coding sequence ATGGCTACTCGGCAGCACATCATGAAGCTGTTGGATGCACAACTCGCCGCGGGCGTGAGGGTCAGCGCGGCCCAGTTCGCACGAGAGCATGGAGTGTCGGCCCGTACGGTCTACCGGCATCGCGCGCGTATCCAGGCCGAGGGAGTCTGGCAGGAGCGGTCACGGCGGCCGCATCACAGTCCCACCACCACCCCCGAAGACCTGGACGCGTGGATCGTCAAGCTCCGAGCCGATCTTGGGGTGGACAACGGAGCGGACTTCATCCGCGACGCGCTGATAAGCATCCACGCCCGAACCAGCCCCACCTGGCAGGTGCCGTCCCGATCAACCATCAACCGGGTGCTCTCCCGGCACGACCTGCTGGTACGCAACCCGGCCAAACGACCGCGTAGCTCCTACCGGCGCTTCAGCTACGCCCGGCCCCGTGACTGCTACCAGATCGATGCCACCGAGACGAAGTTGGCCACCGGCGCCACAGCGGTGATATTCGATGTCCTCGACGACTGCACCCGCACCCTGGTGGCCTGCCACGCCGCGCCAGCCGAGACCAGCAAAGCCGCGGTCGCCGCGATCACCAAAGCCGTGGACGCCTACGGCGCCCCCGCAGTGGTGCTCTCCGACAACGGCGCCGCCTTCACCAGCCGCCTGACCCGCCCAGGCTCCCTGTCCGGCTTCGTCCGCACCCTGCTCAACTGGCGCATCAGGCCGATCAACTCCAGCCCCTACCATCCACAGACCTGCGGCAAAGTCGAGCGCCACCACCAGAGCCTCAAGAAGTGGCTACGCGCCCAGCCCGCACCGGCCACCATCACCGACCTCCAGCAACTGCTGGATCGCTACCGCACCCACTACAACCACCAGCGTCGCCACAGCGCCCTTCCCGGCCGGGCCACCCCCCAGCAGGCCTGGACCAGCGCAGCCAGCCTGGGCGGGCCCGACAGCCCACCCATCCAGACCGACGCCACCCTGCACCGCTGCACCGTCGCCGCCAACGGCAACATCCGAATCGGCCGCCACACCACCAGCGTCGGCATCGCCCGCGCCGGAGGCACCGTCACCGCCGTCCGCAACGGCGACCACGCCACCGTCTACAGCACCGACGGTCAACCCATCGGCTATGTCCACATCGACCCTGCCAAGAGATACGCCGCACTCACCAGAACCGAATGA
- a CDS encoding erythromycin esterase family protein, whose protein sequence is MTTQPTRTADLITNLAEHATVVGLGTSTREAHELFRQVEATTLRLVERGFRTIAILDNQRVGELYDQYLGGADLDLDSVLAQAWGPWQVVEMRQTLTALREHNRRHPNDPVRLLGIEGPRALPADYDRVLELLDGIDPPAAAAARGPLEVIRRAHSTGEHVLRALGTHPGTPFVELARAGREATAALPDGAERDEAVRLLDLIVEFHADAIGVGYDQDRAEQAAATRLLAHHQASGDRIVLWEGSAHVAAHGGPTLGSYLRQALGDQYVAVHLTFGAGRTPRHEIPPARAGSLEGTLTAGGGERVVDLRAAAAADPPVALDRRWQIRLISGRYDPARDDDHYYEFPSLADSFDAIAFTPTITPVEPLEL, encoded by the coding sequence ATGACCACGCAACCGACCCGCACCGCTGACTTGATCACCAACCTCGCCGAGCACGCCACCGTGGTCGGGCTCGGCACCAGCACCCGGGAGGCGCACGAGCTGTTCCGGCAGGTCGAAGCGACCACCTTGCGCCTCGTCGAGCGAGGCTTCCGCACGATCGCGATCCTCGACAACCAACGCGTCGGCGAACTCTACGACCAGTACCTCGGCGGCGCCGATCTCGACCTCGACAGTGTGCTCGCCCAAGCCTGGGGGCCGTGGCAGGTCGTCGAGATGCGACAGACACTGACCGCACTGCGGGAACACAACCGGCGCCACCCGAACGACCCGGTGCGGCTCCTCGGGATCGAGGGCCCGCGAGCGTTGCCGGCCGACTACGACCGGGTGCTGGAGTTGCTCGACGGCATCGATCCACCGGCGGCAGCGGCGGCCCGCGGCCCACTCGAGGTGATCCGGAGGGCGCACAGCACCGGTGAGCACGTGCTGCGCGCCCTCGGCACCCATCCGGGTACGCCGTTCGTCGAGCTCGCCCGGGCCGGCCGGGAGGCTACAGCGGCGCTGCCCGACGGCGCCGAACGGGACGAGGCGGTGCGGCTGCTCGACCTGATCGTCGAATTCCACGCCGACGCTATCGGGGTCGGCTACGACCAGGACCGGGCCGAGCAGGCCGCGGCGACCAGGCTCCTTGCGCACCATCAGGCCAGCGGTGACCGGATCGTGCTATGGGAGGGCAGCGCCCACGTCGCGGCCCACGGCGGCCCGACCCTCGGCTCGTACCTTCGGCAGGCGCTCGGTGACCAGTATGTGGCGGTCCACCTCACCTTCGGTGCGGGACGGACGCCGCGGCACGAGATTCCGCCGGCTCGGGCTGGTTCGCTGGAGGGGACCCTCACCGCCGGCGGCGGAGAGCGAGTCGTCGACCTGCGCGCTGCCGCTGCGGCTGACCCGCCCGTGGCGCTCGACCGTCGGTGGCAGATCCGGCTAATCTCCGGCCGCTACGACCCAGCCCGGGACGACGACCACTACTACGAGTTCCCGTCGCTGGCCGACAGCTTCGACGCGATCGCTTTCACCCCCACCATCACCCCGGTCGAGCCCCTTGAGCTCTGA
- a CDS encoding NADPH-dependent FMN reductase, whose translation MTTSTSHLAGPATVATPQIAVISASVRADRMCPSIADWVVGALTPDATVDLIDLAEVTLPDDSLLYPGGGPKSEVAGRIEAAEAFVFVTPEYNHSYPASLKRLIDWHYSEWELKPATIVGYGVYGGHSAIEHLRGVLAELSVVTTRRVLGLSQPWEHLSEDGGYTPDEGAARGLAATVAELIWWAEVLTDARTNRPRPGQS comes from the coding sequence ATGACTACTTCGACCTCACATCTCGCCGGCCCGGCAACCGTCGCCACCCCGCAGATCGCGGTTATCTCCGCCAGCGTGCGCGCGGACCGGATGTGCCCCTCGATCGCCGACTGGGTCGTCGGCGCGCTGACTCCCGACGCCACCGTGGACCTCATCGACCTGGCCGAGGTCACCTTGCCCGATGACTCGCTGCTCTACCCGGGCGGCGGACCCAAGAGTGAAGTGGCGGGGCGGATCGAGGCGGCTGAGGCGTTCGTCTTCGTCACCCCGGAGTACAACCACAGCTATCCGGCTTCGCTCAAGCGCCTGATCGACTGGCACTACAGCGAATGGGAGCTGAAGCCGGCTACCATCGTGGGCTACGGTGTCTATGGTGGTCACTCGGCGATCGAGCACCTCCGGGGGGTGCTGGCCGAGCTCAGCGTGGTGACGACCCGCCGGGTGCTGGGGCTGAGTCAGCCCTGGGAGCACCTGTCCGAGGACGGCGGCTACACCCCGGACGAGGGTGCCGCGCGCGGCCTGGCAGCCACTGTGGCCGAGCTGATCTGGTGGGCGGAGGTGCTCACCGACGCCCGCACCAACCGCCCCCGCCCCGGCCAATCATGA
- a CDS encoding IS30 family transposase: protein MARAHVLTLGHRQVIENLWRQGSTFERIAAALGVGFSSVWREIARSHSSRHGTKNPLGPVRGGLYRWGYTAQWAQRHAEKRRARPKPRRLDHKPLREQVATWLRQRWSPQQITHSLRRTFTGMPQMQVSHETIYKSIYLQARGSLRELVNDALRTGRKQRRSQSRAAQAARGAIRGKPWVTEQVHISARPAEANDRAVPGHWEGDLVLGRNNASAMVTLVERTTRFVMLGALPVDRSSPEVLTVVRGLMARLPQHLVRSLTWDQGSELAGHASFTLATGCPVFLCDPHSPWQRGTNENTNRLLRQYYPRGKTNFSVVSQAEMDTVAVSLNGRPRETLGWDTPAEALNQLLLAPTA, encoded by the coding sequence ATGGCTCGGGCGCATGTGTTGACGTTGGGGCACCGGCAGGTGATCGAGAACCTATGGCGGCAGGGATCGACCTTCGAGCGGATCGCGGCAGCGCTCGGGGTGGGATTCTCGTCGGTATGGCGGGAAATCGCACGGTCGCATTCCTCGCGGCATGGAACGAAAAACCCGCTCGGGCCGGTGCGGGGCGGGCTGTACCGGTGGGGCTACACCGCCCAGTGGGCGCAGCGACACGCCGAGAAGCGGCGTGCGCGGCCTAAACCCCGCCGACTGGACCACAAACCGTTGCGTGAGCAAGTCGCTACCTGGCTGCGGCAACGTTGGTCGCCTCAGCAGATCACCCACTCCTTGCGGCGTACCTTCACAGGTATGCCCCAGATGCAGGTCAGCCACGAGACGATCTACAAGTCCATCTATCTGCAGGCGCGGGGAAGTCTGCGGGAGCTGGTCAACGACGCGCTACGTACCGGCCGTAAGCAGCGGCGTTCGCAGTCCCGCGCCGCGCAGGCCGCCCGGGGGGCGATCCGTGGTAAGCCGTGGGTGACCGAGCAGGTGCATATCTCGGCGCGTCCGGCCGAGGCCAACGACCGGGCAGTGCCCGGGCATTGGGAAGGTGACCTGGTCCTGGGCCGTAACAACGCCTCGGCGATGGTGACTCTAGTGGAGCGCACCACCCGGTTTGTGATGCTCGGCGCATTGCCTGTTGACCGCTCCAGCCCGGAGGTATTGACGGTAGTGCGCGGATTGATGGCCCGCCTGCCGCAGCATCTAGTGCGTTCGCTGACCTGGGACCAGGGAAGCGAACTGGCTGGTCATGCCTCCTTCACCCTGGCCACAGGCTGCCCGGTGTTCCTGTGTGATCCGCACTCGCCCTGGCAGCGGGGCACCAACGAAAACACCAACAGGCTGCTGCGTCAGTACTACCCGAGAGGCAAAACCAACTTCTCTGTCGTCAGCCAGGCCGAGATGGACACGGTCGCGGTGTCGCTGAACGGCCGTCCGCGGGAGACCCTGGGATGGGATACTCCCGCGGAGGCCTTGAATCAACTACTCCTTGCACCGACCGCTTGA
- a CDS encoding metal-dependent hydrolase family protein, which produces MADEPRAGGLTIVDVAVFDGVSGELTDGPVHISDGVITAVGGRPHPADQVIDARGGTVIPGLIDAHFHAYGVGLDLFRLEATPRSYVALAGARRLSAALSRGFTTVRDVAGGDPGLARAIDEGLVASPRYLYTGPGLSQTGGHGDGRPGDLELCACGGQLAEVVDGVDNLRRAVRDRFRRGAHAIKIMASGGVVSPTDPLRIPQYSPEEIRAVADEAGRRGSYVAAHAYSPEAIVAAVRNGVRTIEHGNLLDADAARSMAEHGAYLVPTLVTYDAMDRRGREFGLAPVSQQKNREVLDAGRQAITLARAAGVPVGFGTDLMGPLEDEQLAGLRLQVEVDGVVAVLQSATAVNAEVLGRPDLGRVQVGAVADLVILDGDPLADPSVLWAGADRRTVIQAGRVVSPGRLGAASERGSTP; this is translated from the coding sequence GTGGCAGACGAACCTCGGGCCGGCGGCCTCACGATCGTCGACGTGGCGGTCTTCGACGGGGTGTCCGGCGAGCTGACCGACGGTCCGGTGCACATCTCGGACGGTGTGATCACCGCGGTCGGCGGTCGTCCGCACCCCGCCGACCAGGTGATCGACGCGCGGGGCGGCACCGTCATCCCGGGCCTGATCGACGCGCACTTCCACGCGTACGGGGTCGGCCTGGACCTCTTCCGGTTGGAGGCGACGCCCCGCAGCTATGTCGCGTTGGCCGGCGCGCGCCGGCTGAGCGCGGCCCTGTCGCGTGGTTTCACCACGGTGCGGGACGTCGCTGGTGGTGACCCAGGGCTTGCTAGGGCGATCGACGAAGGGTTGGTCGCGTCGCCGCGCTACCTCTACACCGGGCCTGGCCTGTCGCAGACCGGCGGTCACGGCGACGGGCGCCCCGGTGACCTGGAGCTGTGCGCCTGCGGTGGCCAGCTGGCCGAGGTGGTGGACGGCGTGGACAACCTGCGACGGGCGGTGCGCGACCGGTTCCGGCGCGGCGCCCACGCCATCAAGATTATGGCCTCGGGTGGGGTGGTCTCGCCCACCGATCCACTACGGATCCCGCAGTACTCTCCGGAGGAGATCCGGGCCGTCGCCGACGAAGCCGGCCGTCGGGGCAGCTACGTGGCGGCCCACGCGTACTCACCCGAGGCGATCGTGGCGGCGGTCCGCAACGGGGTCCGCACCATCGAGCACGGCAACCTGCTAGACGCTGACGCCGCCCGGAGTATGGCCGAGCACGGCGCCTACCTGGTGCCCACCCTGGTGACCTACGACGCCATGGATCGGCGGGGCCGCGAATTCGGGCTGGCGCCGGTGTCGCAGCAGAAGAACCGCGAGGTGCTCGACGCCGGCCGGCAGGCCATCACGCTGGCGCGGGCGGCGGGGGTGCCGGTCGGGTTCGGCACCGACCTGATGGGGCCGCTGGAGGATGAGCAGCTTGCTGGTTTGCGACTGCAGGTCGAGGTGGACGGAGTGGTGGCGGTGCTGCAATCGGCGACGGCGGTCAACGCCGAGGTCCTGGGCCGCCCTGACCTGGGCCGGGTCCAGGTCGGGGCGGTGGCGGACCTGGTCATTCTTGATGGTGACCCGCTGGCCGATCCGTCGGTGCTGTGGGCCGGCGCCGACCGGCGGACGGTAATCCAGGCCGGGCGGGTGGTGTCACCTGGCCGGCTCGGCGCCGCCAGCGAACGGGGGAGCACGCCATGA
- a CDS encoding nuclear transport factor 2 family protein — MSDPIGTPPGPPERPVEVARAFLDALAARDAATAASFLAPDVTFEGPQSRLQGREAVLEELRQFAETVTAVTVIAALGDEAEAMLLYDVDAGEIGRLRVADHFAVHDGRITANTAVFAALD; from the coding sequence ATGAGCGATCCAATCGGTACGCCGCCCGGCCCGCCTGAGCGGCCAGTTGAGGTGGCCCGCGCCTTCCTGGATGCGTTGGCCGCGCGCGATGCCGCCACCGCCGCGAGCTTCCTCGCACCGGACGTGACCTTCGAAGGTCCACAGTCGAGACTGCAGGGTCGGGAAGCCGTCCTCGAGGAACTGCGGCAGTTCGCTGAGACGGTTACTGCGGTGACAGTCATCGCAGCGCTCGGCGATGAGGCGGAGGCCATGCTGCTCTACGACGTCGATGCTGGTGAGATCGGCAGGCTACGGGTGGCTGACCACTTCGCCGTGCACGACGGGCGGATAACCGCCAACACGGCGGTCTTCGCCGCGCTCGACTAG
- a CDS encoding DinB family protein: MTIIPDRKNWTWVLERACPECGFAAQSIPREQIPARLRACADQWRLVLSGVVMTGGAATAEAVRQRPRPDVWSPLEYGCHVRDVCRRFSDRLAQLLAEEAPVFADWDQDAAAVAGRYAEQEPARVAAELVAAAARLADGFEAVTGEQWRRTGSRSDGAQFTVESLGRYFLHDPVHHLHDVGVLRR; encoded by the coding sequence GTGACGATCATTCCCGACCGTAAGAACTGGACCTGGGTGCTGGAGCGGGCCTGTCCCGAGTGCGGCTTCGCCGCCCAGTCGATTCCTCGCGAGCAGATCCCGGCCCGGCTCCGGGCCTGCGCCGACCAGTGGCGGCTGGTGCTGAGCGGCGTGGTCATGACGGGTGGCGCGGCGACCGCGGAAGCGGTGCGGCAGCGGCCCCGCCCTGATGTCTGGTCGCCGCTGGAGTACGGCTGTCACGTCCGGGACGTCTGCCGGCGCTTCAGCGATCGGCTGGCGCAGCTGCTCGCCGAGGAAGCGCCGGTCTTCGCCGACTGGGACCAGGACGCGGCCGCGGTCGCCGGCCGCTACGCCGAGCAGGAGCCGGCGCGAGTCGCCGCCGAGTTGGTGGCCGCAGCGGCCCGGCTCGCCGACGGGTTCGAGGCGGTGACCGGCGAGCAGTGGCGGCGGACCGGGAGCCGCAGCGACGGCGCCCAGTTCACGGTGGAGTCGCTGGGCCGTTACTTCCTCCACGATCCGGTCCACCATCTGCACGATGTCGGGGTGCTCCGGCGGTAG
- a CDS encoding FAD-binding oxidoreductase, with protein MATTAPGWRELATTLDGSLVRPDDTEFSSLRRPFVGGLTEVLPQAVVRCAGAPDVARAVTFARKHRLPVAIRSGGHSFADHCATDGLLIDLGRLDTVALAGETATIGPGVRLGPLAQRLAVQGRIVSCGWNPLVAVGGAVLGGGFGVLSRRFGLGCDQLLAAQVVLADGDIVWVDEQREPDLFWALRGAGWAGFGVVTALVLRTFPVQRMCRFVHRWPWADAAALIDAWQRWAPHAPDHLNAEVAIQSADPSADPKVTLFGATLGRADAARAALAEFLASAAPGHELDELTELSPAAAPLRHSYAGAAVLEHPQPGPPAGLRPLLRAVKSEFFDTALPEPAITALLANFAADRRPAQYRELEFIPWGGMIGKPDPGATAFTHRNQLFQIGHHGMVPNPAGDDARAAARGWAKRSWRSVHPWAAGGVYPNYPDADLPDWARAYYGDNLPRLTEVKARYDPDDVFHFAQSIPATAGAPRHRADGGPDRGGSNGPATPP; from the coding sequence GTGGCGACGACAGCCCCCGGGTGGCGCGAGCTTGCGACCACGCTCGATGGCTCGCTGGTCCGCCCCGACGACACCGAGTTCAGCTCGCTCCGTCGGCCGTTCGTCGGCGGTCTGACCGAGGTGCTGCCGCAGGCGGTCGTCCGGTGCGCCGGGGCGCCGGACGTAGCGCGGGCGGTGACCTTCGCCCGGAAACACCGGCTGCCGGTCGCCATCCGCAGCGGTGGCCACAGCTTCGCCGACCACTGCGCCACCGACGGGCTGCTGATCGACCTCGGGCGGTTGGACACGGTCGCGCTGGCCGGCGAGACAGCCACGATCGGCCCCGGCGTACGGTTGGGCCCGCTCGCCCAGCGGCTGGCTGTGCAGGGCCGGATCGTGTCATGCGGCTGGAATCCACTGGTAGCGGTCGGCGGTGCGGTGCTGGGCGGCGGGTTCGGGGTGCTGAGCCGCCGCTTTGGGTTGGGCTGCGACCAGCTGCTCGCGGCGCAGGTGGTGCTGGCCGACGGCGACATCGTTTGGGTTGACGAACAACGGGAACCGGACCTCTTCTGGGCTCTGCGAGGCGCCGGCTGGGCCGGCTTCGGGGTGGTGACGGCGCTCGTGCTGCGAACCTTTCCGGTGCAGCGGATGTGCCGCTTCGTCCACCGTTGGCCGTGGGCGGATGCCGCGGCGCTGATCGACGCCTGGCAGCGGTGGGCACCACACGCGCCGGACCACCTCAACGCCGAGGTGGCGATCCAGAGCGCGGACCCGAGCGCCGACCCGAAGGTGACCCTCTTCGGGGCGACGCTCGGTCGCGCCGATGCCGCCCGCGCCGCACTGGCGGAGTTCCTCGCCTCGGCCGCCCCTGGTCACGAGCTAGACGAACTCACCGAACTGTCACCAGCCGCCGCCCCGCTCCGGCACTCCTACGCCGGTGCCGCGGTGCTGGAACATCCGCAGCCGGGCCCGCCGGCCGGGCTGCGCCCGCTGCTGCGGGCGGTGAAGTCGGAGTTCTTCGACACAGCGCTACCCGAGCCAGCGATCACCGCCCTGCTGGCGAACTTCGCCGCCGACCGGCGGCCGGCACAGTATCGGGAGCTAGAGTTCATCCCGTGGGGCGGCATGATCGGCAAGCCCGACCCGGGGGCGACCGCGTTCACCCACCGGAATCAGCTGTTCCAGATCGGACACCACGGCATGGTGCCGAACCCAGCCGGCGACGACGCCCGCGCCGCCGCCCGCGGCTGGGCAAAGCGTTCCTGGCGATCGGTCCACCCGTGGGCCGCCGGCGGTGTCTACCCGAACTACCCCGACGCCGACCTGCCCGACTGGGCACGGGCATACTACGGGGACAACCTGCCCCGCCTGACCGAAGTGAAGGCACGTTACGACCCGGACGATGTGTTCCACTTCGCCCAGTCGATTCCGGCTACCGCCGGAGCACCCCGACATCGTGCAGATGGTGGACCGGATCGTGGAGGAAGTAACGGCCCAGCGACTCCACCGTGA
- a CDS encoding prolyl oligopeptidase family serine peptidase translates to MSGATRHRVTIGFASDGRRAARLAADSADAGRVASWTLTPHGPHRGFSATVTGAATGAQALPLPGDRLLYAKLTPTGRQLQLLARRGVLAAAPAPALRTLVADPTGAAIGVGPTAGGGTALYRIADDLTGASADDGPVARFPATLHGPALVVGARLLFHARIGGRTTPVWFDPQTATLTPWLLPGPAGHTVPVCATGDQVVLALSTEARSRLVVAAPGRPGLLQPIEDLAVPAGRVRPLALRPDGAELALRVRIGVRYRLLLHHRHAGETREVDLPPGTPDQVAAWTDHGLWLGFSPTTAPAGLWWLPPGGRTLLPPPGTPVARPAQVESLPGPAGPIETITYGDWRAADRVVLALHGGPAEHWQLRFEPKLRAVAARAAVVAPNQRGSTGYGRDHELAIRGAWGGPDLADILALGAHLSAVRGDCAARPSLYGVSYGAFLALLAMAAEPEYWSGVVAVAPFLSGAALRADANPPVRALIDRLDGVAPVVDEYGARDLLRVAAGMRGRVLLLHGARDQTVPVGHSRRLAAALSAAPGVDLTYREVAEAGHDPVPTDPASPTLAELVRFLSPDPLDPPDPPHPAAPATTDRLPGRAAVTDDDAGRLAGWRTTPEGGEQYGSRAGVRAGGAGAAASRGGADRG, encoded by the coding sequence ATGAGCGGCGCCACTCGACACCGGGTCACGATCGGGTTCGCCAGCGACGGCCGGCGCGCCGCTCGGCTCGCTGCCGACTCGGCAGATGCTGGCCGGGTAGCTTCGTGGACGCTGACTCCCCACGGGCCCCACCGCGGGTTCTCGGCGACCGTGACCGGCGCGGCGACCGGCGCCCAGGCGCTACCGCTGCCCGGCGACCGGCTGCTCTACGCGAAACTAACCCCGACCGGCCGGCAGCTACAGCTGCTCGCTCGGCGCGGGGTCCTCGCCGCCGCGCCCGCACCCGCGTTGCGCACCCTCGTCGCCGACCCCACCGGCGCAGCGATCGGCGTCGGTCCGACCGCTGGCGGCGGCACCGCGCTCTACCGGATCGCCGACGATCTCACCGGCGCCAGCGCCGACGACGGGCCGGTGGCGCGGTTTCCTGCCACGCTGCACGGCCCGGCCCTGGTCGTCGGCGCGCGGCTGCTGTTCCACGCCCGGATCGGCGGGCGGACCACCCCGGTCTGGTTCGACCCGCAGACCGCGACGCTGACCCCGTGGCTGCTGCCCGGGCCGGCTGGCCACACGGTGCCGGTCTGCGCCACCGGTGACCAGGTGGTGCTCGCGCTCTCGACCGAAGCCCGGAGCCGGCTGGTGGTGGCCGCGCCGGGCCGGCCGGGCCTGCTGCAGCCGATCGAGGATCTGGCGGTGCCGGCGGGCCGGGTGCGACCGCTCGCACTGCGCCCCGACGGTGCCGAGCTGGCGCTGCGGGTCCGCATCGGCGTCCGTTACCGGCTGCTCCTGCATCACCGGCACGCTGGCGAGACCCGGGAGGTGGACCTCCCGCCCGGGACACCGGACCAGGTGGCCGCCTGGACCGACCACGGGCTGTGGCTGGGGTTCAGCCCGACCACCGCACCGGCCGGACTTTGGTGGCTGCCACCAGGCGGCCGGACGCTGCTCCCGCCGCCGGGCACGCCGGTGGCGCGACCAGCTCAGGTGGAGTCGCTGCCGGGCCCGGCCGGGCCGATCGAGACGATCACCTACGGAGACTGGCGGGCCGCGGACCGGGTGGTGCTCGCACTGCACGGGGGCCCGGCCGAACACTGGCAGCTCCGGTTCGAACCGAAGCTACGGGCGGTGGCCGCCCGGGCCGCAGTGGTGGCGCCGAACCAGCGCGGCAGCACCGGCTACGGCCGCGACCATGAGCTCGCCATCCGCGGCGCCTGGGGCGGCCCGGATCTGGCCGACATCCTCGCCCTCGGCGCTCACCTTTCGGCGGTACGGGGCGACTGCGCCGCCCGGCCCAGCCTCTACGGGGTCAGCTACGGGGCGTTCCTGGCGCTCCTCGCGATGGCGGCCGAGCCGGAGTACTGGTCCGGTGTGGTCGCAGTGGCCCCGTTCCTGAGCGGTGCCGCGCTGCGGGCCGACGCTAACCCGCCGGTCCGGGCGCTGATCGACCGGCTCGACGGGGTGGCGCCGGTCGTCGACGAGTACGGAGCGCGGGATCTGCTACGGGTGGCAGCGGGGATGCGCGGCCGGGTGCTGCTGCTGCATGGTGCTCGTGACCAGACGGTTCCGGTGGGCCACTCTCGTCGGCTGGCGGCCGCGTTGTCGGCCGCCCCGGGTGTCGACCTGACCTACCGGGAAGTGGCCGAGGCCGGTCACGACCCGGTCCCGACCGATCCGGCGTCGCCGACGCTCGCTGAGCTCGTGCGGTTCCTAAGCCCGGACCCGTTGGACCCGCCGGACCCGCCTCACCCGGCGGCTCCGGCGACAACCGACCGACTGCCTGGCCGAGCTGCCGTCACCGACGATGATGCGGGTCGGCTGGCAGGGTGGCGGACGACTCCGGAAGGAGGTGAACAATATGGATCTCGAGCTGGAGTTCGAGCCGGAGGCGCTGGAGCTGCTGCCAGCCGAGGAGGGGCTGACCGGGGGTGA